The following proteins are co-located in the Silene latifolia isolate original U9 population chromosome 1, ASM4854445v1, whole genome shotgun sequence genome:
- the LOC141654773 gene encoding uncharacterized protein LOC141654773, translating into MSEERLAGMEAKMDQLTNLVNVTLEAVNTVMANIPTPERGRPPPYRGRGRGRGILGAGRGQPHHEEELNSDSEESMMEEGNYLARDKDVKVEIPDFHGSLNPEDLLDWLRSVERVFEFKNYDDKKAFKVAILKLKGYASLWYENMKHQRIRDGKEPVRSWLKLKKKLKEKFIAKDYTQDIFIKLTQLKQEQFIEGLDPKIASKVRMQQVWSFDEAVNLALRIEKLGKIKPATPKFPTRTTFKPYTGVKITEVPKLVTQPTVDKGKAPMYPKPNPPLSRDKIKCFQCQGFGHFKKDCPSNRALTAMEIEEWEREGLVEYEEEETLVPIGMETERETDQGQVVAHPDTGHNLVLWRVMHSQPAPLEADQRSMIFRSRCTVQGRVCNLIIDGGSCTNVASTIMVSKLSLPTQEHPNPYKLRWLSKGSEVRVDKQCIVPFSIGKVYKDEVLCDVVPMDACHLLLGRPWEFDRNTTHQGKENVYVFKHNGKRVTLTPLPPNQWGYGSPNMPEEVNGVLFLSEAAMIKELRQEQPVLFLLSRETNTEWNKDVPAEVQPLIKKYKEVFPAELPSGLPPLRGIEHHIDLVPGSVLPNRPAYRCDPTTTKELQHQIEELMTKGFVRESLSPCAVPALLVPKKDGSWRMCTDSRAINNITVKYRFPIPRLDDMLDELSGAQVFSKIDLRQGYHQKLYGKLEKCTFMVNEVAFLGYIISGRGISVDQEKIQAMQTWPVPQTITEVRGFHGLASFYRRFIKNFSSIVAPITECMRKGDFQWTETAQQSFEKIKKLMCEAPILKLPDFEQLFEVECDASGVGIGAVLIQGQRPVAYFSEKLNGAKLKYSTYDKEFYAIIRALTHWSHYLKPKPFVLHSDHEALKYINGQHKLSHRHAKWVEFLQAFNFSSKYKEGKQNVVADALSRRHSLLTVMSNKSVQLNLKNTLNPLKILVFCSEVVLISK; encoded by the exons ATGAGTGAGGAGAGGCTAGCAGGAATGGAAGCAAAGATGGATCAGTTAACCAACCTGGTTAATGTGACCCTGGAAGCTGTGAACACTGTGATGGCAAACATTCCCACTCCAGAAAGAGGAAGGCCACCACCCTACAGAGGAAGGGGCAGGGGTAGAGGTATCCTTGGAGCAGGAAGAGGCCAACCACACCATGAAGAGGAACTCAACTCAGATTCAGAAGAATCCATGATGGAAGAAGGTAACTACTTGGCTAGAGATAAAGATGTTAAGGTAGAGAtccctgatttccatggtagtttaaatcctgAGGACTTGTTAGACTGGCTTAGatctgttgagagagtctttgagtttaaaaatTATGATGACAAAAAAGCTTTTAAGGTTGCTATTTTAAAACTCAAGGGctatgcatctctttggtatgagaatatgaaacaccaaaggattagaGATGGTAAGGAACCAGTTAGGTCTTGGCTTAAGTTAAAAAAGAAGTTAAAGGAGAAATTCATAGCAAAAGACTATACTCAGGATATTTTTATTAAGCTGACTCAGTTGAAACAAGAGCA gttcATTGAGGGTTTGGACCCTAAGATAGCTAGCAAAGTGAGAATGCAGCAAGTCTGGTCATTTGATGAGGCAGTTAACCTAGCCCTAAGAATTGAGAAACTAGGGAAGATAAAACCTGCAACACCCAAATTCCCTACCAGAACAACATTCAAACCCTACACTGGTGTCAAAATTACTGAGGTACCTAAACTAGTTACCCAACCAACAGTAGACAAAGGGAAGGCACCCATGTATCCCAAACCCAACCCACCTTTATCCAGGGATAAGATCAAGTGCTTCCAATGCCAGGGTTTTGGCCATTTTaagaaggactgtccttctaacAGAGCCCTCACAGCTATGGAGATTGAAGAATGGGAAAGGGAAGGTCTAGTTGAGTATGAGGAAGAAGAGACACTGGTTCCAATAGGGATGGAAACTGAGAGGGAAACTGATCAAGGGCAAGTTGTGGCTCACCCTGACACAGGGCACAATTTGGTCCTATGGAGGGTTATGCACTCTCAACCAGCTCCTCTAGAAGCTGATCAGAGATCCATGATATTCAGGAGTAGGTGCACTGTCCAAGGGAGGGTGTGTAATTTGATCATTGATGGGGGTAGCTGTACCAATGTAGCTTCCACCATCATGGTTAGCAAACTGAGCTTGCCTACTCAGGAGCACCCCAATCCATACAAACTGAGATGGTTAAGCAAAGGATCTGAAGTGAGAGTTGACAAGCAGTGCATTGTTCCTTTTTCAATTGGGAAGGTATACAAGGATGAAGTACTGTGTGATGTGGTTCCTATGGATGCCTGCCATCTACTGCTAGGGAGACCATGGGAGTTtgacaggaataccactcaccagGGGAAGGAAAATGTCTATGTTTTCAAGCATAATGGAAAGAGAGTCACTCTGACTCCCTTACCACCAAACCAGTGGGGTTATGGAAGTCCTAACATGCCTGAGGAGGTTAATGGAGTACTATTTCTATCTGAGGCAGCTATGATCAAGGAGCTGAGGCAAGAACAACCTGTGTTGTTTCTCCTATCAAGGGAAACCAACACTGAATGGAACAAAGATGTGCCTGCAGAGGTTCAACCCCTAATTAAGAAGTACAAGGAGGTTTTTCCAGCTGAGTTGCCTAGTGGATTGCCACCCCTGAGAGGCATTGAGCATCACATAGACCTTGTACCTGGTTCTGTGCTTCCCAACAGGCCAGCTTACAGATGTGATCCCACAACAACTAAGGAGCTACAACATCAGATTGAAGAATTAATGACAAAGGGATTTGTAAGGGAATCATTGAGCCCCTGTGCAGTACCTGCCTTACTAGTGCCCAAGAAAGATGGAAGTTGGAGGATGTGTACTGATAGCAGAGCTATAAACAACATCACAGTCAAGTACAGATTCCCTATTCCAAGGCTAGATGACATGTTGGATGAGCTCAGTGGGGCTCAGGTCTTTTCAAAAATAGATCTCAGGcaagggtatcatcag AAGTtgtatgggaagcttgagaagtgtaccttcatggtcaatgaggtagCATTTCTAGGGTATATTATATCAGGAAGAGGGATTTCAGTTGATCAGGAGAAGATTCAGGCTATGCAAACTTGGCCAGTCCCACAAACAATCACAGAAGTGAGGGGATTTCATGGCCTGGCATCTTTCTACAGAAGGTTCATTAAGAATTTCAGCTCAATTGTTGCACCAATTACTGAGTGTATGAGAAAGGGAGACTTCCAATGGACTGAAACTGCTCAGCAGTCCTTTGAGAAGATCAAAAAGTTAATGTGTGAGGCTCCCATTCTCAAGCTACCTGACTTTGAACAACTATTTGAGGtggagtgtgatgctagtggggTTGGAATAGGAGCTGTCCTAATCCAAGGCCAGAGACCAGTGGCCTATTTCAGTGAGAAGTTAAATGGAGCCAAGCtaaaatattcaacttatgacaaGGAGTTCTATGCAATCATAAGGGCTCTTAcacattggagtcactacttgaaaCCTAAGCCATTTGTGTTGCATTCTGATCATGAGGCCCTGAAATACATCAATGGCCAACACAAGCTGAGCCATAGACATGCTAAGTGGGTAGAATTCCTGCAAGCCTTTAACTTTTCAAGCAAATATAAAGAGGGGAAGCagaatgtggtagctgatgcCCTATCTAGGAGGCATTCTCTGTTGACTGTCATGAGTAACAAG